A region of Necator americanus strain Aroian chromosome I, whole genome shotgun sequence DNA encodes the following proteins:
- a CDS encoding hypothetical protein (NECATOR_CHRI.G209.T1): MIFVEEDDALRMRWALVCSVPDPSTVDYLSKFSSWFLTEVTKVAGKLNIYARFEDRPKVAMHVPVGDFEACAVAYERIRRNWPAVMFVLHILPEKNASEYEWMRSLSAAHGFVRQGVLLENALDKFASVAQQGDELFSVFSNVAQWVSRATSKLCLDKDPVNRPYDLRVGSGVAIPGNVKIDQDAVQTAVNTVLCGSQRMLPLHREESAVLVSGFPSSLNEFGVAQLFPGMKVTGVTIAQDKATVTFATKFLAYQACELDSKKLDRYHTLHVQALSDEVQEQLELNAK, translated from the exons ATGATCTTCGTAGAAGAAGATGACGCTCTACGAATGCGTTGGGCTCTTGTGTGCTCTGTACCCGATCCTTCTACGGTCGACTATCTGAG CAAATTCTCTTCATGGTTCCTTACTGAAGTTACAAAAGTGGCTGGTAAACTGAACATCTACGCTAGGTTTGAAGATCGGCCCAAAGTTGCTATGCATGTGCCTGTCGGAGATTTTGAAGCGTGTGCTGTCGCGTACGAGAGGATTAGGAGA AACTGGCCAGCGGTGATGTTCGTTTTGCacattcttcctgaaaaaaatgccTCTGAATATGAATGGATGCGCAGCCTCAGTGCTGCACATGGCTTTGTCCGACAAGGAGTGCTACTGGAAAATGCACTGGACAAGTTTGCCAGTGTCGCTCAACAAGGTGACGAACTGTTCTCTGTATTTAG TAATGTTGCTCAATGGGTTTCACGCGCTACAAGCAAACTATGTCTCGATAAAGATCC TGTAAACAGACCTTACGATCTCCGTGTGGGTTCCGGTGTCGCAATTCCTGGAAACGTAAAAATTGACCAGGATGCCGTCCAGACAGCTGTGAATACAGTTCTTTGCGGCTCACAACGTATGCTCCCAC TACACCGAGAGGAATCCGCTGTTTTGGTGTCAGGATTTCCGTCCTCTCTTAACGAATTTGGTGTGGCTCAGTTATTCCCCGGAATGAAAGTTACTGGGGTGACAATAGCACAAGACAAAGCGACTGTAACCTTTGCGACGAAGTTTCTAGCGTATCAG GCATGCGAACTCGACTCCAAGAAACTGGACCGTTACCACACCTTACATGTGCAAGCACTATCAGATGAGGTACAAGAACAATTGGAGCTTAACGCTAAATAA
- a CDS encoding hypothetical protein (NECATOR_CHRI.G210.T2): MVEKRKEIKKEKKETLKVRSTVQSVYMTEDMTAPITATSTTSETQFDTGPIVAGTPEKKKRLEGKISPRKGARSPKLGKKVLGQKGEKKDPKKDATTEAKSTTRTKGAQDTVEVEPTILKRQDKVSQQVSPKKTRQKTKLKSRPMAEHSLIELAAKVKKRKEPKSRPSDKPKSVDEDPFPRPQPGKKGKKKRTKLPKTEEFVPKIDSAWLLPEANMFGSGEKSVELALQPTANTLPYTGLPIVRGNNNNNGVIIMDGQPFWVTNIPPDDTDDELVMNAAVLIDVLENRLKLVPMPDIEIVLDPMEETTALAARDSSCYTKEVIFGNTVRSMVNLNELSVRTLSLKGRKKSVAQVYPDDLKQLVMQEPTVMNTYNRKTYNRSQTTPFTKSPKPPTTPPSCTDGLEVAVPVPKGQTHPIQISSALKK; the protein is encoded by the exons ATGGTTGAGAAG AggaaagaaatcaagaaagagaagaaggaaacgtTGAAAGTGCGCTCAACAGTTCAATCTGTGTACATGACAGAGGATATGACTGCTCCTATTACTGCAACCTCCACTACATCGGAAACACAGTTCGACACGGGACCTATTGTCGCTGGTActcctgagaagaaaaaaag GTTGGAAGGGAAAATTTCACCGAGGAAGGG AGCAAGATCACCAAAGCT AGGCAAAAAAGTGCTTGGACAGAAAGG AGAGAAGAAAGATCCTAAAAAGGATGCAACAACAGAGGCCAAATCCACGACTCGGACAAAAGG AGCACAAGACACTGTGGAAGTTGAGCCGACAATTTTAAAGCGACAAGATAAAGTCTCTCAACAAGTCTCACCAAAAA aaactcgtcaaaaaacaaaactaaaaagtCGACCAATGGCCGAACACTCGTTAATAGAACTTGCTGCAAAGGTGAAGAAACGAAAGGAGCCGAAATCACGACCGTCAGAT AAACCGAAAAGCGTTGATGAAGACCCATTTCCACGCCCACAACCGGGAAAGAAAGGCAAGAAGAAGCGCACAAAGCTACCGAAGACCGAGGAATTCGTTCCAAAAATAGATTCCGCTTGGTTGTTGCCTGAGGCGAACATGTTTGGATCCGGAGAAAAATCTGTAGAGCTTGCACTACAACCAACTGCGAACACTTTACCGTATACAGGATTACCAATAGTTCGtggaaataacaataataacggTGTGATCATTATGGACGGACAACCGTTTTGGGTCACCAACATTCCACCG GATGACACTGACGATGAACTCGTAATGAATGCTGCTGTTCTAATAGATGTGCTAGAGAATCGCTTGAAATTAGTGCCAATGCCAGATATTGA GATAGTACTGGACCCTATGGAAGAAACAACAGCGCTAGCAGCTCGGGACAGTTCATGCTACACTAAAGAAGTTATTTTTGGCAACACGGTCCGCAGTATGGTGAATTTGAACg AATTGTCAGTACGTACACTTTCGCTTAAAGGACGCAAAAAATCCGTTGCCCAGGTATATCCAGACGACCTAAAACAGCTGGTTATGCAAGAACCTACAGTTATGAATACGTACAAt cgAAAAACGTACAACCGTTCACAAACGACTCCTTTCACGAAATCACCAAAACCACCCACAACACCTCCTTCGTGTACAGACGGACTAGAAGTAGCCGTACCTGTACCGAAAGGTCAAACTCACCCAATACAAATATCGTCTGCTTTGAAGAAATAA
- a CDS encoding hypothetical protein (NECATOR_CHRI.G210.T1), which produces MFISVLFIRGFRSGRFIFLSCWSWLRRFFWRKEIKKEKKETLKVRSTVQSVYMTEDMTAPITATSTTSETQFDTGPIVAGTPEKKKRLEGKISPRKGARSPKLGKKVLGQKGEKKDPKKDATTEAKSTTRTKGAQDTVEVEPTILKRQDKVSQQVSPKKTRQKTKLKSRPMAEHSLIELAAKVKKRKEPKSRPSDKPKSVDEDPFPRPQPGKKGKKKRTKLPKTEEFVPKIDSAWLLPEANMFGSGEKSVELALQPTANTLPYTGLPIVRGNNNNNGVIIMDGQPFWVTNIPPDDTDDELVMNAAVLIDVLENRLKLVPMPDIEIVLDPMEETTALAARDSSCYTKEVIFGNTVRSMVNLNELSVRTLSLKGRKKSVAQVYPDDLKQLVMQEPTVMNTYNRKTYNRSQTTPFTKSPKPPTTPPSCTDGLEVAVPVPKGQTHPIQISSALKK; this is translated from the exons ATGTTCATATCAGTACTTTTCATTCGTGGATTTCGTTCAGGAAGGTTCATTTTTCTAAGCTGCTGGTCATGGTTGAGAAGGTTCTTTTGG AggaaagaaatcaagaaagagaagaaggaaacgtTGAAAGTGCGCTCAACAGTTCAATCTGTGTACATGACAGAGGATATGACTGCTCCTATTACTGCAACCTCCACTACATCGGAAACACAGTTCGACACGGGACCTATTGTCGCTGGTActcctgagaagaaaaaaag GTTGGAAGGGAAAATTTCACCGAGGAAGGG AGCAAGATCACCAAAGCT AGGCAAAAAAGTGCTTGGACAGAAAGG AGAGAAGAAAGATCCTAAAAAGGATGCAACAACAGAGGCCAAATCCACGACTCGGACAAAAGG AGCACAAGACACTGTGGAAGTTGAGCCGACAATTTTAAAGCGACAAGATAAAGTCTCTCAACAAGTCTCACCAAAAA aaactcgtcaaaaaacaaaactaaaaagtCGACCAATGGCCGAACACTCGTTAATAGAACTTGCTGCAAAGGTGAAGAAACGAAAGGAGCCGAAATCACGACCGTCAGAT AAACCGAAAAGCGTTGATGAAGACCCATTTCCACGCCCACAACCGGGAAAGAAAGGCAAGAAGAAGCGCACAAAGCTACCGAAGACCGAGGAATTCGTTCCAAAAATAGATTCCGCTTGGTTGTTGCCTGAGGCGAACATGTTTGGATCCGGAGAAAAATCTGTAGAGCTTGCACTACAACCAACTGCGAACACTTTACCGTATACAGGATTACCAATAGTTCGtggaaataacaataataacggTGTGATCATTATGGACGGACAACCGTTTTGGGTCACCAACATTCCACCG GATGACACTGACGATGAACTCGTAATGAATGCTGCTGTTCTAATAGATGTGCTAGAGAATCGCTTGAAATTAGTGCCAATGCCAGATATTGA GATAGTACTGGACCCTATGGAAGAAACAACAGCGCTAGCAGCTCGGGACAGTTCATGCTACACTAAAGAAGTTATTTTTGGCAACACGGTCCGCAGTATGGTGAATTTGAACg AATTGTCAGTACGTACACTTTCGCTTAAAGGACGCAAAAAATCCGTTGCCCAGGTATATCCAGACGACCTAAAACAGCTGGTTATGCAAGAACCTACAGTTATGAATACGTACAAt cgAAAAACGTACAACCGTTCACAAACGACTCCTTTCACGAAATCACCAAAACCACCCACAACACCTCCTTCGTGTACAGACGGACTAGAAGTAGCCGTACCTGTACCGAAAGGTCAAACTCACCCAATACAAATATCGTCTGCTTTGAAGAAATAA
- a CDS encoding hypothetical protein (NECATOR_CHRI.G207.T2), which produces MRSEVSGEVPEDLAEGLSVEKQQEQQLMNKLAAQGRLPARPASSFLQKKLQQRKFFDSGDYAMDKDRSKQAVPGRLPHPMAAPVAVAAPVARSPSVGATEPVSPDAETNLQIPRPDTVPQRKASIINPTVHCKLSPMPHVQHHDGQPTQLPSME; this is translated from the exons ATGCGGAGCGAGGTAAGCGGTGAGGTGCCTGAGGACCTAGCCGAGGGTCTTTCAGTGGAGAAGCAACAGGAACAACAGCTGATGAATAAGCTGGCCGCTCAGGGACGTTTGCCTGCTAGACCTGCGTCCtcgtttcttcagaaaaaattacagcaaAGG AAGTTTTTCGACTCCGGTGATTATGCCATGGATAAGGATCGCAGTAAACAAGCGGTACCAGGCCGTCTGCCTCATCCGATGGCTGCTCCAGTAGCAGTCGCAGCGCCAGTGGCGAGATCGCCCTCGGTGGGTGCAACTGAACCGGTCTCTCCCGACGCGGAGACTAACTTGCAG ATCCCTCGTCCGGATACTGTACCACAGAGAAAAGCTTCTATCATCAATCCTACAGTGCATTGCAAACTTAGCCCGATGCCGCATGTACAG CACCACGATGGTCAGCCTACACAGCTACCGTCCATGGAGTAG
- a CDS encoding hypothetical protein (NECATOR_CHRI.G208.T1): MWLLRLLATLLVVLTARPAFVAGLSARAPAAVLHVQTARTSALHPLHASEEVTLWCAPDNLQVTIRKAWFVRKRDKKRFEAQLSANKKNATLTLTSPTIGDAGEYTCELDTQHGRLINQIHLYARPVAVADNDHFTVKDNNEFHLEAERRYVQRGDATNITCPVFGYPTPGIKWTKDGNPLELSDKISLEGVALLISEADYHHAGLYTCEAVNEYTAGGKTSKPLIVIDRMLDVKSELAWLYPLAVIFIILLVLFLVIGFCEIRKRRQNRQSRYFSQE; encoded by the exons ATGTGGCTGTTGCGGCTGCTCGCTACTTTACTAGTGGTGCTAACAGCACGTCCTGCCTTCGTTGCGGGACTCTCCGCTCGTGCCCCTGCTGCCGTGCTGCATGTGCAGACCGCGAGGACATCTGCTTTGCATCCATTACACGCTTCCGAGGAGGTGACACTATGGTGTGCACCGGACAATCTCCAG GTCACAATCCGAAAAGCGTGGTTCGTTCGGAAACGAGACAAGAAACGTTTCGAAGCGCAATTAAgtgcaaataagaaaaacgCCACCCTCACACTCACATCTCCAACTATTGGCGATGCGGGGGAGTACACGTGTGAGTTGGACACACAGCACGGACGTCTCATCAATCAAATACACTTGTATG CACGACCAGTGGCAGTTGCGGACAACGACCACTTCACTGTGAAGGACAACAATGAGTTTCACTTGGAAGCAGAACGACGATATGTTCAG cgaggAGATGCAACGAATATCACTTGTCCTGTGTTCGGCTATCCAACTCCAGGTATTAAATGGACTAAGGATGGGAATCCACTTG AACTCAGCGATAAGATAAGTCTCGAGGGCGTCGCCTTGTTGATCTCCGAAGCTGACTATCACCACGCTGGTTTGTACACCTGCGAAGCAGTGAACGAATACACAGCTGGAGGAAAAACCAGTAAACCACTTATTGTTATCGACAGGATGCTCGACGTAAAAA GTGAATTGGCGTGGTTATATCCTCTAGCGGTCATATTCATCATACTGTTGGTACTATTCTTAGTCATTGGCTTTTGTGAAATTAGGAAACGACGGCAGAACAGACA ATCCCGATACTTTTCTCAAGAATGA